The following proteins are co-located in the Streptomyces bottropensis ATCC 25435 genome:
- a CDS encoding DUF3105 domain-containing protein, whose product MASSKAKTNSGGPKGGKNSPKAREAARRARVEEIRKAEQARERRSRLLMIGVTTAILAGLVGGGWYLIDSAQEKEAAEAAAKAAPVDGVKSWSKLTQNHVSEPVTYKMSPPVGGDHNQVWVNCDKQVYTKAVPNENAVHALEHGAVWVTYNDKAAEADVESLTGLVKKTTYTFMSPYEDQSSPIVLSAWEHQLKVEKASDPRVRKFLTKYVQGEQTPEPGAACSGGMTP is encoded by the coding sequence ATGGCTTCATCCAAGGCGAAGACCAACAGCGGCGGCCCCAAGGGCGGGAAGAACAGCCCCAAGGCCAGGGAGGCGGCGCGGCGGGCCCGCGTCGAGGAGATACGCAAGGCCGAGCAGGCCCGTGAGCGGCGCTCGCGCTTGCTCATGATCGGCGTCACCACCGCCATTCTGGCCGGCCTCGTCGGCGGCGGCTGGTACCTCATCGACTCCGCGCAGGAGAAGGAGGCGGCGGAGGCGGCGGCGAAGGCCGCGCCGGTCGACGGTGTGAAGAGCTGGTCGAAGCTCACCCAGAACCACGTGTCCGAGCCCGTCACGTACAAGATGAGCCCGCCGGTGGGCGGCGACCACAACCAGGTGTGGGTCAACTGCGACAAGCAGGTGTACACCAAGGCCGTGCCGAACGAGAACGCGGTGCACGCGCTGGAGCACGGCGCGGTCTGGGTCACCTACAACGACAAGGCGGCCGAGGCCGACGTCGAGTCGCTGACCGGGCTGGTGAAGAAGACGACGTACACCTTCATGAGCCCCTACGAGGACCAGTCCTCACCCATCGTGCTGAGCGCCTGGGAGCACCAGCTCAAGGTGGAGAAGGCGTCCGACCCCCGGGTGCGGAAGTTCCTCACCAAGTACGTCCAGGGCGAGCAGACGCCGGAGCCGGGTGCCGCGTGCAGCGGCGGTATGACCCCCTGA
- a CDS encoding NUDIX domain-containing protein, whose translation MNNKTVGVDLPDRRGRTGLDRTGRDLTGNPRVKVRDVRLLSSHWYVERTTTFDFRHADGTWSTQERETHDRGNGATVLLYDAARETVLLTRQFRYPAYVNGHPDGMLVETPGGLLDKEDEHPEVAVRREVIEETGHTIGEIQHVFDIYMSPGSVTERVSFYAASYGPSTRTHEGGGLDEEGEDIELVELPFRQALRMIRGGEIADAKTIMLLQWAALEGPFAAGDRE comes from the coding sequence ATGAACAACAAGACCGTCGGCGTCGACCTCCCGGACCGCCGGGGCCGCACCGGACTCGACCGCACCGGCCGGGACCTGACCGGCAACCCCCGCGTCAAGGTGCGGGACGTGCGACTGCTGTCCAGCCACTGGTACGTGGAGCGCACCACCACCTTCGACTTCCGGCACGCCGACGGCACCTGGAGCACCCAGGAGCGCGAGACGCACGACCGGGGCAACGGCGCCACCGTCCTGCTCTACGACGCCGCCCGCGAAACCGTCCTGCTCACCCGGCAGTTCCGCTACCCGGCCTACGTCAACGGGCACCCCGACGGGATGCTCGTCGAGACCCCCGGCGGCCTGCTCGACAAGGAGGACGAGCACCCCGAGGTCGCCGTGCGGCGCGAGGTGATCGAGGAGACCGGCCACACCATCGGCGAGATCCAGCACGTCTTCGACATCTACATGAGCCCCGGCTCGGTCACCGAACGCGTCAGCTTCTACGCCGCCTCCTACGGCCCGTCGACCCGGACCCACGAGGGTGGCGGCCTCGACGAGGAGGGCGAGGACATCGAACTCGTCGAACTGCCCTTCCGTCAGGCCCTGCGGATGATCCGCGGCGGCGAGATCGCCGACGCCAAGACCATCATGTTGCTCCAGTGGGCGGCGCTGGAGGGGCCGTTCGCGGCCGGGGACCGGGAGTAG
- the melC2 gene encoding tyrosinase MelC2, whose protein sequence is MTVRKNQATLTAEEKRRLVDALIALKRSGRYDEFVTTHNAFILGDTDNGERTGHRSPSFLPWHRRFLLEFERALQSVDPAVALPYWDWTADRTTRASLWAPDFLGGTGRSRDGQVMDGPFAAATGNWPINVRIDGRTYLRRSLGAGVRQLPTRAEVDSVLAMPTYDMAPWNSASDGFRNHLEGWRGVNLHNRVHVWVGGQMGTGVSPNDPVFWLHHAFVDKLWADWQRLHPGAAYVPAAGTANVVDLNEPMKPWNDTTPAALLDHTAHYTFDAA, encoded by the coding sequence ATGACCGTACGCAAGAACCAGGCGACCCTGACCGCCGAAGAGAAGCGGCGCCTCGTCGACGCGCTGATCGCGCTGAAGCGTTCCGGCCGCTACGACGAGTTCGTCACGACGCACAACGCGTTCATCCTCGGCGACACCGACAACGGCGAACGCACGGGCCACCGTTCGCCGTCCTTCCTCCCCTGGCACCGCAGATTCCTGCTGGAGTTCGAGCGGGCCCTGCAGTCCGTGGACCCGGCCGTCGCCCTGCCCTACTGGGACTGGACGGCCGACCGCACGACCCGCGCGTCCCTGTGGGCACCCGACTTCCTCGGCGGCACCGGGCGCAGCCGCGACGGACAGGTGATGGACGGGCCCTTCGCGGCGGCCACCGGGAACTGGCCGATCAACGTACGGATCGACGGCCGTACCTACCTGCGCCGCTCCCTCGGCGCCGGGGTGCGGCAGCTGCCGACCCGAGCCGAGGTGGACTCGGTGCTCGCGATGCCGACGTACGACATGGCGCCCTGGAACAGCGCCTCGGACGGCTTCCGCAACCACCTGGAGGGCTGGCGGGGCGTCAACCTGCACAACCGGGTGCATGTCTGGGTGGGCGGCCAGATGGGCACCGGGGTCTCCCCCAACGACCCCGTCTTCTGGCTGCACCACGCGTTCGTCGACAAGCTGTGGGCGGACTGGCAGCGCCTGCACCCCGGCGCCGCGTACGTGCCGGCCGCCGGGACCGCGAACGTCGTCGATCTGAACGAGCCGATGAAGCCGTGGAACGACACCACTCCGGCGGCGCTGCTGGACCACACCGCCCACTACACGTTCGACGCGGCCTGA
- a CDS encoding LysR family transcriptional regulator ArgP: MMSQLPADLVRTLLAVVDEGTFDAAAAALHVTPSAVSQRVKALEQRVGRVLLVRAKPVRTTESGEVIVRFARQLARLEHDAHTALGMTGAGETTRVSIAVNADSLATWFLPALTRVPEELRPCYELRREDEQHTARLLREGLVTAAVTSAPEAVAGCSVRPLGRMRYVPCASPAFAERRLGVGSGVPLKDVIGDAPVVFFDRRDDFQNAFVRRLTRGRPAGARRHYVPTSEGFAHAVAAGMGWGMVPAAQAEPLLAAGRLVNLAPERPVDTPLFWQQWKLDSPTLTAVAEAVAAEAAEALDP; the protein is encoded by the coding sequence GTGATGTCTCAGCTTCCGGCCGATCTGGTACGCACCCTGCTCGCGGTGGTGGACGAGGGCACGTTCGACGCGGCGGCCGCCGCCCTGCACGTGACGCCGTCGGCGGTGAGTCAGCGGGTCAAGGCGCTGGAGCAGCGGGTCGGACGGGTCCTGCTGGTCCGAGCGAAGCCGGTGCGGACGACCGAGTCCGGCGAGGTGATCGTCCGGTTCGCGCGTCAGCTGGCCCGCCTCGAACACGACGCGCACACCGCGCTCGGCATGACCGGCGCCGGCGAGACCACGCGGGTGTCCATCGCGGTGAACGCCGACTCCCTGGCCACCTGGTTCCTGCCCGCCCTCACCCGCGTGCCCGAGGAGCTGCGCCCCTGCTACGAACTGCGGCGCGAGGACGAGCAGCACACGGCCCGGCTGCTGCGCGAGGGCCTGGTGACGGCCGCGGTCACCTCGGCACCGGAGGCGGTGGCCGGGTGTTCGGTCCGGCCGCTCGGCCGCATGCGGTACGTGCCGTGTGCCTCGCCCGCGTTCGCGGAGCGCCGGCTCGGCGTCGGTTCGGGTGTGCCGCTCAAGGACGTGATCGGGGACGCGCCGGTGGTGTTCTTCGACCGGCGGGACGACTTCCAGAACGCCTTCGTCCGCCGGCTGACGCGGGGCCGTCCGGCCGGGGCGCGACGGCACTACGTGCCGACGTCCGAGGGCTTCGCCCACGCCGTGGCCGCCGGGATGGGCTGGGGCATGGTGCCGGCGGCGCAGGCCGAGCCGCTGCTCGCCGCCGGACGGCTCGTCAACCTGGCGCCGGAGCGGCCCGTGGACACCCCGCTGTTCTGGCAGCAGTGGAAGCTCGACTCCCCGACACTGACGGCCGTGGCGGAAGCGGTCGCCGCCGAGGCCGCCGAGGCGCTCGACCCGTGA
- a CDS encoding ribonuclease H family protein: MIERMPERVVAACDGASKGNPGPAGWAWVVAEDAEIPTRWEAGPLGRATNNIAELTALERLLTATDPAVPIEIRMDSQYAMKAVTTWLPGWKRNGWRTAAGKPVANRELVVRIDELLTGRTVDFRYVPAHQVDGDPLNDFADRAASQAAVAQEPAGTELGSPEPPAAPDAVPSRWSAAKKSGKSGKPARSGTRTGSASASSRTIKAKFPGRCLCGRPYAAGEPIAKNDQGWGHPECRTAASAGAE, from the coding sequence ATGATCGAGCGCATGCCGGAACGTGTTGTGGCCGCCTGTGACGGAGCCTCCAAAGGAAACCCCGGACCAGCGGGCTGGGCCTGGGTGGTCGCCGAGGACGCTGAGATCCCCACCCGGTGGGAGGCCGGCCCGCTGGGCAGAGCCACCAACAACATCGCCGAACTCACCGCACTGGAACGGCTGTTGACGGCCACCGACCCGGCCGTCCCGATCGAGATCCGCATGGACTCCCAGTACGCGATGAAGGCGGTCACCACCTGGTTGCCGGGCTGGAAGCGCAACGGCTGGCGCACGGCCGCCGGCAAGCCGGTCGCGAACCGGGAACTCGTGGTCCGCATCGACGAGTTGCTCACCGGCCGTACCGTGGACTTCCGCTACGTGCCCGCGCACCAGGTCGACGGCGATCCCCTCAACGACTTCGCCGACCGCGCGGCGAGCCAGGCGGCCGTCGCCCAGGAACCGGCCGGCACCGAGCTGGGCTCCCCGGAACCGCCGGCCGCGCCCGACGCCGTCCCGTCGCGCTGGAGCGCGGCGAAGAAATCAGGAAAGTCCGGGAAGCCCGCCAGGTCCGGCACCCGGACCGGCTCGGCCTCGGCGTCGTCCCGCACCATCAAGGCGAAGTTCCCCGGCCGCTGTCTGTGCGGCCGCCCCTACGCCGCGGGTGAGCCCATCGCCAAGAACGACCAGGGCTGGGGCCACCCGGAGTGCCGTACGGCGGCGTCGGCCGGAGCCGAGTAG
- a CDS encoding TerC family protein codes for MNVSLATWLLTIVALGLLVAVDFFIGRKPHDVSIKEAGIWSAVWIALAIAFGLGVWAVGGGKPAGEFFAGFITEKSLSVDNLFVFVLIMAKFAVPSQYQQRVLMVGVLMALVLRAIFIAAGAAIISSFSWVFYIFGAFLIYTAWKLVEDARKGTHEEEYEENKLLQAVEKRFGVADRYHGTKLWIEENGKRVMTPMLVVMLAIGSTDVLFALDSIPAIYGLTQDPYIVFTANAFALMGLRQLYFLIGGLLKKLVHLSYGLSIILGFIGVKLVLHALHESGVHVPEISIPFSLGFIVLVLAVTTVTSLWASKRQQQRDQRDQRDAAGAGDDEQDDEHTSQPV; via the coding sequence TTGAACGTCTCCCTGGCCACCTGGCTGCTCACGATCGTCGCCCTGGGCCTCCTGGTGGCCGTCGACTTCTTCATCGGCCGAAAACCCCACGACGTGTCGATCAAGGAGGCCGGCATCTGGTCGGCCGTCTGGATCGCCCTGGCCATCGCGTTCGGCCTGGGGGTGTGGGCCGTCGGCGGGGGCAAGCCCGCGGGAGAGTTCTTCGCCGGCTTCATCACCGAGAAGTCCCTCAGCGTCGACAACCTCTTCGTCTTCGTCCTGATCATGGCGAAGTTCGCGGTGCCCTCGCAGTACCAGCAGCGCGTCCTGATGGTCGGCGTCCTCATGGCGCTGGTGCTCCGCGCGATCTTCATCGCGGCCGGCGCCGCGATCATCTCCAGCTTCTCCTGGGTCTTCTACATCTTCGGCGCGTTCCTGATCTACACCGCCTGGAAGCTGGTGGAGGACGCCCGCAAGGGCACCCACGAGGAGGAGTACGAGGAGAACAAGCTCCTCCAGGCCGTGGAGAAGCGCTTCGGGGTGGCCGACCGGTACCACGGCACCAAGCTGTGGATCGAGGAGAACGGCAAGCGCGTCATGACGCCGATGCTCGTCGTGATGCTCGCCATCGGCTCCACCGACGTCCTCTTCGCGCTCGACTCCATCCCCGCGATCTACGGCCTCACCCAGGACCCGTACATCGTCTTCACCGCCAACGCCTTCGCCCTGATGGGCCTGCGGCAGCTGTACTTCCTCATCGGCGGCCTGCTGAAGAAGCTGGTCCACCTCTCCTACGGCCTGTCGATCATCCTCGGCTTCATCGGCGTCAAGCTCGTCCTCCACGCCCTGCACGAGTCCGGGGTCCACGTCCCCGAGATCTCCATCCCCTTCTCCCTCGGCTTCATCGTCCTGGTCCTGGCCGTGACGACGGTGACGAGCCTGTGGGCCTCGAAGCGGCAGCAGCAGCGGGACCAGCGGGACCAGCGGGACGCGGCGGGCGCGGGGGACGACGAACAGGACGACGAACACACGTCGCAGCCGGTCTAG
- a CDS encoding LysE/ArgO family amino acid transporter produces MTALAAGFGTGLSLIVAIGAQNAFVLRQGLHRDAVLPVVAICALSDAVLIALGVAGVGAVVVAWPGALKVVALVGGGFLLVYGALAARRVLWPGDAALRADSGSAGSRRRAVLTCLALTWLNPHVYLDTVFLLGSIASDRGPLRWTFGLGAGLASLCWFAALGFGARLLSRFLARPSAWRVLDGLVAVTMLALGGMLIAGA; encoded by the coding sequence ATGACCGCCCTCGCGGCCGGATTCGGCACCGGCCTGTCCCTCATCGTCGCCATCGGCGCCCAGAACGCCTTCGTCCTGCGCCAGGGGCTGCACCGCGACGCCGTGCTCCCCGTCGTGGCCATCTGCGCCCTCTCCGACGCGGTGCTGATCGCCCTCGGGGTCGCCGGGGTCGGTGCGGTGGTCGTCGCCTGGCCCGGCGCGCTCAAGGTGGTCGCCCTGGTCGGCGGCGGCTTCCTCCTGGTCTACGGCGCCCTGGCCGCCCGCCGCGTCCTGTGGCCCGGCGACGCCGCCCTGCGCGCGGACAGCGGCTCCGCGGGCTCACGGCGCCGGGCCGTCCTCACCTGTCTGGCCCTGACCTGGCTCAACCCCCACGTCTACCTCGACACCGTGTTCCTGCTCGGCTCCATCGCCTCCGACCGCGGCCCCCTGCGCTGGACCTTCGGCCTCGGCGCCGGCCTCGCCAGCCTCTGCTGGTTCGCCGCCCTCGGCTTCGGCGCCCGGCTGCTCAGCCGCTTCCTGGCCCGCCCGTCGGCCTGGCGGGTCCTGGACGGCCTGGTCGCGGTGACGATGCTCGCGCTCGGCGGCATGCTGATCGCCGGAGCGTGA
- a CDS encoding FAD-dependent monooxygenase, producing the protein MKIACVGGGPASLYFSILMKRQDPSHDITVHERNPAGSTYGWGVTYWSELLDKLREQDPETALAISENSVTWDRGVAHVRARRTVQPGDEGFGIGRRRLLELLAERARALGVRVEYEDAITADDLPDADLVVAGDGVNSTVRERYAGRFGSDITLGRNTYIWLGTTKVHDAFTFSFQETDHGWIWAYAYPFSDEQSTCVIECSPRTLNGLGLDRLSEADGLALLEKLFADILDGHPLLGRAQDDGTAQWLTFRTLTNRTWHHGNLVLLGDAAHTTHYSIGAGTTLALEDAICLAESLGAHPDTEAALDAYERRRKSELLRLQSAARHSAQWYENIQRYIDLPPEQMFALLGQRHSPLLPYVPPQLYYRLDRAAGRLEALRRLKRWLGPKLARSSQARALADADRR; encoded by the coding sequence GTGAAGATCGCGTGCGTCGGCGGAGGACCCGCAAGCCTGTACTTCTCGATCCTGATGAAGCGGCAGGACCCGTCCCACGACATCACCGTCCATGAACGGAACCCGGCCGGATCGACGTACGGCTGGGGCGTGACCTACTGGTCGGAGCTACTGGACAAGCTCCGCGAGCAGGACCCCGAGACGGCCCTCGCCATCAGCGAGAACTCCGTCACCTGGGACCGCGGGGTGGCGCATGTCCGCGCCCGCAGGACGGTCCAGCCGGGCGACGAGGGCTTCGGCATCGGCCGACGCCGGCTGCTCGAACTGCTCGCCGAACGCGCGCGGGCCCTGGGTGTCCGCGTCGAGTACGAGGACGCGATCACGGCCGACGACCTGCCGGACGCCGATCTCGTCGTCGCGGGCGACGGGGTCAACAGCACCGTGCGCGAGCGGTACGCCGGCCGGTTCGGCAGCGACATCACGCTCGGCCGCAACACCTACATCTGGCTCGGCACCACCAAGGTCCACGACGCCTTCACCTTCTCCTTCCAGGAGACCGACCACGGCTGGATCTGGGCCTACGCCTACCCCTTCAGCGACGAGCAGAGCACCTGTGTCATCGAGTGCTCCCCGCGGACGCTGAACGGCCTGGGCCTGGACCGCCTCAGCGAGGCCGACGGGCTGGCCCTGCTGGAGAAGCTGTTCGCCGACATCCTGGACGGCCACCCCCTCCTCGGACGCGCCCAGGACGACGGCACCGCCCAGTGGCTCACCTTCCGCACCCTGACCAACCGCACCTGGCACCACGGCAACCTCGTCCTGCTGGGCGACGCCGCCCACACCACCCACTACTCCATCGGCGCCGGCACGACGCTCGCCCTGGAGGACGCGATCTGCCTGGCCGAATCGCTCGGCGCCCACCCGGACACGGAGGCGGCGCTCGACGCGTACGAGCGGCGGCGCAAGTCCGAGCTGCTGCGGCTGCAGAGCGCGGCACGCCACAGCGCGCAGTGGTACGAGAACATCCAGCGGTACATCGACCTGCCCCCGGAGCAGATGTTCGCGCTCCTCGGCCAGCGCCACTCGCCGCTGCTGCCGTACGTGCCGCCGCAGCTCTACTACCGCCTCGACCGCGCGGCCGGCCGTCTGGAGGCCCTGCGCCGCCTCAAGCGCTGGCTGGGCCCGAAGCTGGCCCGGTCGTCACAGGCGCGTGCCCTCGCCGACGCCGACCGGAGGTAA
- a CDS encoding DUF6153 family protein — translation MPGRPFRRSVLPCARGRSARVLLVVASALTTFLMFCAGAPPGEAPAQRPHTVSAVPVAEGPAVARAGQVDRDPCEHSPGGHACHSPDPAAVLGQAPLPGAPTAVSWQPATATAPAALDGSGEPGLSRPPDLHELQLLRV, via the coding sequence ATGCCCGGCCGGCCGTTCAGACGTTCGGTGCTGCCGTGCGCCCGGGGCCGGTCGGCGCGCGTACTGCTGGTGGTCGCCTCGGCCCTGACCACGTTCCTGATGTTCTGCGCGGGCGCGCCTCCCGGTGAGGCGCCGGCGCAGCGCCCGCACACGGTGTCGGCAGTACCCGTGGCGGAGGGACCCGCCGTCGCGCGTGCGGGCCAGGTGGACCGGGACCCCTGTGAGCACAGTCCCGGCGGACACGCCTGCCACTCCCCCGACCCGGCCGCGGTGCTGGGCCAGGCGCCGTTGCCCGGCGCTCCCACCGCCGTCTCCTGGCAGCCCGCGACGGCCACGGCCCCGGCGGCGCTCGACGGCTCGGGTGAGCCGGGGCTCTCCCGCCCTCCCGATCTCCACGAACTGCAGTTGCTCCGCGTCTAG
- a CDS encoding alpha-ketoglutarate-dependent dioxygenase AlkB, producing MATHLQGSLFDQSDDLRLGPLDGLRRRELGAGAWIDLLPGWLTGADSLFTRLAEEVPWKAERRQMYEQVVDVPRLLAYYGAEDALPDPVLDEAREALSAHYGSELGEPFATAGLCFYRDGRDSVAWHGDRIGRGAREDTMVAILSLGDPRDLALRPHGGGETLRFPQGHGDLIVMGGSCQRTWDHAVPKSTRAVGPRISVQFRPRGVR from the coding sequence ATGGCCACGCACCTCCAGGGCTCCCTCTTCGACCAGTCCGACGACCTCCGCCTCGGCCCCCTCGACGGGCTGCGCCGGCGCGAGCTGGGCGCCGGGGCCTGGATCGACCTGCTGCCGGGATGGCTCACCGGCGCCGACTCCCTCTTCACGCGGCTCGCCGAGGAGGTGCCCTGGAAGGCGGAGCGGCGCCAGATGTACGAGCAGGTCGTGGACGTACCGCGACTGCTCGCGTACTACGGCGCCGAGGACGCCCTCCCCGACCCCGTCCTGGACGAGGCCCGGGAGGCACTGTCCGCGCACTACGGCTCCGAGCTGGGCGAACCGTTCGCCACGGCGGGGCTGTGCTTCTACCGCGACGGCCGGGACAGCGTGGCCTGGCACGGCGACCGGATCGGGCGGGGCGCCCGGGAGGACACGATGGTGGCCATCCTGTCCCTGGGCGACCCCCGCGATCTTGCCCTGCGCCCGCACGGCGGCGGGGAGACCCTGAGGTTTCCGCAGGGGCACGGCGACCTGATCGTGATGGGCGGCTCCTGCCAGCGCACCTGGGACCACGCGGTCCCCAAGTCGACGCGGGCGGTGGGGCCGCGCATCAGCGTCCAGTTCCGGCCGCGCGGCGTGCGTTAG
- a CDS encoding VOC family protein: protein MAAHPEGTPCWVDAMFSDVEGAKSFYGDVLGWTFGESSSEYGNYTQAYADGKAVAAVVPPMPGQEGQSAWCLYFASPDVNATAARIRDNGGEVLMEPMRVGEFGSMLLARSPDGVVFGAWQAGAHEGFEVMGVPGAYVWAEVFTREPEKSDAFFPAVFSFRAKRMDDPDNPQMDFRVFELGQGPLLGRMKMTAEDFPPEVPSYINVYFTVADCDAAVARATERGGILRFGPMDTPFGRFAALSDPQGASFSVIDVSHTKGEMPELTDVG from the coding sequence ATGGCCGCACACCCCGAGGGAACGCCCTGTTGGGTCGACGCGATGTTCAGTGACGTCGAGGGGGCGAAGAGTTTCTACGGAGACGTACTGGGCTGGACGTTCGGCGAGTCGTCGTCCGAGTACGGCAACTACACCCAGGCGTACGCGGACGGCAAGGCGGTGGCCGCCGTCGTTCCGCCGATGCCCGGCCAGGAGGGCCAGTCGGCCTGGTGCCTGTACTTCGCCTCGCCGGACGTGAACGCCACGGCGGCCAGGATCCGTGACAACGGCGGCGAGGTGCTGATGGAGCCGATGCGGGTCGGCGAGTTCGGCTCCATGCTGCTGGCCCGTTCCCCCGACGGCGTCGTCTTCGGGGCCTGGCAGGCGGGCGCCCACGAGGGTTTCGAGGTGATGGGCGTGCCCGGCGCGTACGTGTGGGCCGAGGTCTTCACCCGCGAACCCGAGAAGTCCGACGCGTTCTTCCCGGCCGTCTTCTCCTTCCGGGCCAAGCGGATGGACGACCCCGACAACCCGCAGATGGACTTCCGGGTCTTCGAGCTGGGGCAGGGCCCGCTGCTCGGCAGGATGAAGATGACGGCGGAGGACTTCCCGCCCGAGGTGCCCTCGTACATCAACGTGTACTTCACCGTCGCCGACTGCGACGCCGCGGTCGCCCGGGCCACCGAGCGGGGCGGGATCCTGCGCTTCGGACCGATGGACACCCCCTTCGGCCGTTTCGCGGCGCTCAGCGACCCGCAGGGCGCGTCGTTCTCGGTCATCGACGTCAGCCACACGAAGGGCGAGATGCCGGAGCTCACCGACGTCGGCTGA
- a CDS encoding SRPBCC family protein translates to MTQIEESVEVHVPVRTAYNQWTQFETFPEFMSGVERIEQRSGTLTHWVTKVDGVRREFDAEITEQIPDERVAWTTVGGEARQAGVVTFHHLSEERTKVMLQMDFEPTGTAEKVADKLGVVKRQTKGDLERFKTFIEKRGRESGEWRGAVV, encoded by the coding sequence ATGACCCAGATCGAGGAGTCCGTCGAGGTCCACGTCCCCGTCCGGACCGCCTACAACCAGTGGACGCAGTTCGAGACGTTTCCCGAGTTCATGAGCGGGGTCGAGCGGATCGAGCAGCGTTCGGGCACACTCACGCACTGGGTGACCAAGGTGGACGGCGTGCGGCGGGAGTTCGACGCGGAGATCACCGAGCAGATCCCGGACGAGCGGGTGGCGTGGACGACGGTGGGCGGCGAGGCCCGTCAGGCCGGCGTCGTCACCTTCCACCACCTCTCCGAGGAGCGCACGAAGGTCATGCTGCAGATGGACTTCGAGCCCACGGGCACCGCCGAGAAGGTGGCCGACAAGCTGGGGGTCGTGAAGCGGCAGACCAAGGGCGACCTGGAGCGCTTCAAGACGTTCATCGAGAAGCGCGGCCGGGAGAGCGGGGAGTGGCGCGGCGCCGTCGTGTGA
- the melC1 gene encoding apotyrosinase chaperone MelC1: MPDITRRHALGAAAALAVTVGAPLTAAAADDHATHQDRKAPQTFDEVYRGRRIQGHATDGGGHHHGAGYAVFVDGAELHVMRNADGSWISVVSHYSPVPTPRAAARAAVDELQGARLVPFN; the protein is encoded by the coding sequence ATGCCCGACATCACCCGCCGCCACGCCCTCGGCGCCGCGGCCGCCCTCGCCGTGACCGTCGGCGCCCCGCTCACCGCCGCCGCCGCGGACGACCACGCCACCCACCAGGACCGCAAGGCCCCGCAGACCTTCGACGAGGTGTACCGGGGCCGCCGGATACAGGGGCACGCGACCGACGGCGGCGGCCACCATCACGGCGCCGGGTACGCCGTGTTCGTCGACGGGGCCGAACTGCACGTCATGCGGAACGCCGACGGCAGCTGGATCAGCGTCGTCAGCCACTACTCCCCCGTGCCGACCCCACGCGCCGCCGCCCGCGCGGCGGTCGACGAACTCCAGGGCGCCCGTCTCGTCCCCTTCAACTGA
- a CDS encoding AIM24 family protein — protein sequence MKSDLFSHENMVQPAHAPGMTVQNAKSIKYAVNGEMLARQGAMIAYRGNLQFERKGQGVGGMLKRAVTGEGLPLMAVRGQGEAWFAHEAQNCFVVDVEPGDVFTVNGRNVLCFDASLSYEIKTVKGAGMTGGGLFNSVFTGQGRLGLVCDGNPLVIPVSPQLPVFVDTDAVVGWTAHLSTSLHRSQSFGSMIRGGSGEAVQLKLEGEGFVVVRPSEVTPQKAQQH from the coding sequence ATGAAGAGTGATCTTTTCTCCCACGAGAACATGGTCCAGCCGGCGCACGCGCCCGGGATGACCGTCCAGAACGCCAAGTCCATCAAGTACGCCGTCAACGGCGAGATGCTCGCCCGGCAGGGCGCGATGATCGCCTACCGGGGAAACCTGCAGTTCGAACGCAAGGGCCAGGGCGTGGGCGGCATGCTCAAGCGCGCGGTCACCGGGGAGGGGCTGCCGCTGATGGCCGTGCGCGGTCAGGGCGAGGCCTGGTTCGCGCACGAGGCGCAGAACTGTTTCGTCGTCGACGTCGAGCCGGGCGACGTGTTCACCGTCAACGGCCGCAACGTGCTCTGTTTCGACGCCTCGCTGTCCTACGAGATCAAGACCGTGAAGGGCGCCGGCATGACCGGCGGCGGCCTGTTCAACAGCGTGTTCACCGGGCAGGGCAGACTCGGCCTCGTGTGTGACGGTAACCCGCTGGTCATCCCGGTCTCCCCGCAGCTGCCCGTGTTCGTCGACACCGACGCGGTCGTGGGCTGGACGGCGCATCTGAGCACCTCGCTGCACCGCTCCCAGTCCTTCGGCTCGATGATCCGGGGCGGCTCCGGGGAGGCCGTGCAGCTGAAGCTGGAGGGCGAGGGCTTCGTGGTCGTACGACCGAGCGAGGTGACGCCGCAGAAGGCCCAGCAGCACTGA